AACGGCTGCTGTTGCTTTTTGAAGATTGAAATCTTTGATATCTGTTTTTGCCACAAACAACAGCCGATAACTATCCATGCTTGCCTCATTGATCGCTTTCGTGAATTCAACTTGAAGCTTCCCGTCCTTATTCAAACTGGCTTTAACGGCCGAAGCTTGGAATGGGGCGGGTATGGTGAAGTTCTCAGATGCTGGAGATAAGGCGTTCGATTTTTGCGTTTTTCCATCCGCAACGACTAGAATGTAAGCTTTATACTCCTTACCCTCCGAAATGGCAACATCGTTCACGTCGTTCGAGTTGGTTAATTTTTGCTCTATTTCGCCTGCTTTAGGCTTAACTACAGTGTATTGATTGCTAGCCTTTATTGCTTCAGCCTTTTCTAAGTTCAAGTCTTTATCTGAAGAAACAACTAGGATTCGATATTCCGTAATCCCTTTAGTTGTTCCCGTGAACTTGACAGTGACATCACTGGCAGTACCATTACTACTTCCACTTGCAATTTCTGCTTTCACAGTGGAGGGAACCTCCAGAGCTGTTTGGTTTTCCAATGGTACTAAATTGGAAGCTTCTGAGAGCGTGTTTCTAATATTCTTACTGTTGCTGACTGATAGAACATACACACGGTATTTTTGTTGGTTAGCAATCTCGTTTCCGAATGCGTCTCGGGTGCCTTCTACGAGATTGCCATTATGGTTAGTGCCGGGAAAGACGGTAACATAGCTTTCTGCTGGGAGTCCATTAGCAACATCTAGATTGAATTTGTTCAAATCGGATCCATTTACAACGATGATTCGGTATTCACTAATATTTTGTTCGTTTGCAGCTTTAGTGAAGGATACTTTCAGGTCACTAGCGTTACCTTTATCACCATCATCAATCACTCGAACATTAATTGCTGCTCCTACCTGACTTACTCCCTGCAGTTTGATTTCGCCTGATGGAGCGGATAGAGCATCGCTGTATCTGGAGGAATTGTTGCTTACCGATAAGACATACACGCGATAGCCTTGATCATTCCGAATCAGCTCACCGTCTGTGTCTTGGGCATTAGCTCCTAAATTTTGACTGTAACTGTTCGCTTTTGACACTTTAGTGTGATAACTGTTTGATTGTGCTTGGGATAATGACAGATCCTTGGATGATTTGACTACAAAAATGCGATAATGATCGATATTGTTCTCTCCATTAGCAGGGGAGAAAGTTACTTTCAGATCGCTTCCGTTGCCTTCATTGCCCTCATCCGCTGCCGTAATATTCGCAGCCTTACCAACTTCCGTCAAGCCTTGTATCGTTACGTCACGAGAAACCGATGAAAGTGCTCTGCCGTAATTCGAGTAGCCTACCGACAAGACATACACACGGTAGCTTGAACCTCTTTGAATGAGATCCCCGTCGGAATCCTTCGTCGTGCTAGTCAAATCCCGAGTGATGGTTCCGCCGGTTTTGTAAACTGTGGTGAAATAATTGTTGTCATAAGCTTGCGACACGTTCAGGCTTTGGTTTGACTTCACAACGAGAATCCGGTAATGATCGATGTAGCTTTCGCCATAAGCGGGACTGAAGGCGACTCTCAGATCGCTTCCGTTACCATTATTGCCGATAATGGACAAGGTTGGCGTGGAAACAGGGTTTACATTGCCCTGATTGTTGTTTCCAAGCGTAATCGATGAGTAATTGGATAGTGCATTGTTATTTGAATAACCTACGGACAGGACATATACGCGATAGCTGATACCATTGCGAATGAGCTCTCCATCGATATCACGGCTGTTGGAATTCAGGGTTTGAGTAATGTAGTTGCTGCTGTTGTTCTTATTGATTTGAGTGTAATAATAGCTGTTGTTTAAGTTATTGGCTCTATACAGATCGAAATAGCTATCGGATGATTTTACAACGAATACCTGGTAATAGTTGATGTTCGAACGATCGGACGGCTGGGTGAATGATACCTGCAGGTCGCGTCCGTCATTGTAGTTGTTCACGTCGGTGACAGACAGGCTGGTAACCGCGCCCACATTGGAGCTGGAACTCAAGATGATGGAGTTAGATGGCGCAGACAGCACGTTATTATTGGAGTTATTATTGTTCACGGCCATGACGAATACGCGATAGTACACGCCGCTGCGAATCGTTGCTCCGTCTACGTCTCTAGCCCCCGATGCCAGCGTCAAGTTGTTGATGTTATTCCCGGTTTTGTTGACTTGGGTGTAGTTGTAGCTGGATACACCATTGGCTTTGCTTAAGTTGAAGCTGTTGTAATTGCTGTCCTTTACGACAAACACGCGATAAGAGTGAATGTTGGATTCGTTGGATACCTTGTTGAAGCTTACGCGAAGATCGCGGCCATCACCATAATCGCTGATATCCGTCACCTGCGTAATGGATGGAACCGTTGCATTGCCTGTGCTGAGGGTGATGGAAGACGAACCTGAGGACAGGTTGCTTGCAAGCACGTTCTCATTGCTGCTCACAGACTGGACGAACACGGTGTAAGCGACTCCGCTGCGGATAAGCTCCCCTGACGTATCACGAGCGGAAGAACTCAGCGTCGTGGACAGCGTTGTATTCGTCGTGCTGGTTTTACTTACCGTCGTGTAATTTTGGCTTTGAACGGATTTGGCAGCCGCCAGATTAAACTTGGCAGCATCCTTCGTTTTTACCGCAAACACGCGATAGTTGGTTACATTGCTCTCATTCTGGGCCCGCGTGAAGCTGACCTGCAGATCACGGCCATCGCCATAGTCGCTCACATCGCTTGCTTTCACGTTGGTTGCCCCGTTTACTGAATTGGTGTTGGTCAGCGTCAACGACGGCGAAGCCGAGGAAAGGGCATATGTGCCGCCTGTTTTGCTGACTGCCAATACGTAGGCTTTATAAGCCTGGTTATCGCGGATAAGATCATTATCCACATCCCTTGAGCCCGACGTGAGGGTCAGCGTCGGATCCGAGCCGGATGGGTACACCGTTGTGTAAGCTGCCGAGGACACGCGCTGTGCCTCAGATTGGTTTAACGTCTTGGACTGCTTTACAATCATCACCCGATAATGCGAAATTAAAGACTCGGTGGATGATTTGGAGAAGCTCACCTGCAGATCGCGGCCGTCGCCGGTATTACCAATGTCCCGAAGAGTCACATAATTCACAGGCACGATACCGGTATTATTTCCGCCGCCTGAATTGTTCGTTGTTTTGACGGTGACCGTTTTCGTTTTGGAATTCCAGCCGATTTTTTGGCCGAGGGCTTCACTTACGAAGCGTACCGGCACCATGGTGTTGCCTTTTAAGTTTTTCGCCGGAACATCCAGCGCTACCGTCTTGTTATTGATGGTGGCCGTCTTGGAGTTGATTTTTAGAATGACGGTTGTGCCATCCTTGGTCGCTGTGACGGTTTTCGTTTTTTGATTCCATTTGACCGATGCATCCAAGGCTTCGAAGATGGATCTCATCGGAAGCATGACGCGTCCTTGGATCATGACAGGCGCTTGAGGCGTATACAGCTTGACGCCGTCAATCAAGACGCTGATGTTCACTGCCGCCTGTACTTGCGATTGGAATGTCATGGGGATTAACAGTATAGCTGCTAGCAAGGCAGTCCATATTCTTTTCACACACTCAACCTCCTGAAATTTAGCTTTGTTATTATTTTCCTCTACAATATGACGCATTGGCCTAGAATAAAGTTTCAACTATAACATCGGCAATCCGAAAATATTTTTTAGTACCTGGTCATAAAAAAGAAAGAAACAGCGTGTTTCTGCCGTTTCTTCCCTGCTGATGTTGATCAATATTGTTTAATTGTATCGGTGCCGCCCAGGATCGACCGAGTCACTGCATCGTATATATTCGGCGGGTACTCGGCGATGCGGTGGCACAGGTACAGGAACCATTCCTCACCGTAAGTCAGATAAATCCGAATAGGGAAGCCGTCATCTTTCATTTGTCTGGACAGGTCCGGACGTATGCCATACAGCATTTCAAGCTCGACGGCTGAGTCGCGATACATTTCGTTGCTGGTGATATGCCGCAGGATCCTTTCATCATGGGTGGCGACCGATACGGGCCTGCCTGCTTGAATGCATAAATCCACCATTTGTACATATCTCGAAGTCAGCATCTCGGAACGGGGAATATAGTGCCCCTCTTGTTCCTGATAAGCACCTTTCACAATACGGATCGTGCCGGAGCCGTCGGCAAGAATTCTTTCGAGATCTTCCAAGTTTCGCGGGAGCTGCGCTTGCAAAGTAATACCGACATTCGTGAATTGGGCCGAAGCTTTTCTGTACAGTTTAAGGATGGCATCCGTTTTGGCGGATTCCTCCATGCTGATGACCAGCTCCAATCCAGCTTCCTCGGCTTGGCCAGCCAGTCCGAGAAGATGCCGGTATGCCAAATCCTCGCCTACCGATAATCCGATATGGGACAGGTCGAGTGAAATGCGGGTTCCTGTCCTCTGTTCCGCACAAGCTTCAATTAACTTAGTAAACTCCAGGAAAGCGTGCGTGCATTCCGCTTCAGTCAGCGTATTCTCCCCGATATACTCCAGCGAAGTGCGATAACCTTTGGCGTCCAGAGCATCCCGACATGACAAACCTTGTTCCAGCACATCGCCCGTGACAAAACGCTCTGCTGCACGCAGCAGGATCGGATACCATTCGGCGGATTGCTGGACGTACTGTTTAAGTTGCAGGTTACGGGCGACTGACTTCAAAGCGTCGGCAAAAGCCAGTTCCGTTAATGAATCGTTCAAGTTAAACACCTCGTTTGATTAAGATCTCCTGTGATTCTATCAACGTATAGGCGAGAGGGTCTTGTATAAAATTGCGGTTTGTTTAAGATGTCGCTGCTTTTGCATACCGAAGTGGCGTTGTCCCTACGCAACCGGCAAAAGCTCTCGTGAAATGGCTCTGATCGTAAAACCCGGTCTCCGCAGCAACATCGGCTATGGTTTTTCCTTGCAGTAGCTGTTCTTTCGCATAATTGATGCGCAGTAAATTCTGATAAGCGTGGGGAGCAAGATGATAGGATTCTGCAAACATCCGAATCAGGTGGAATTTGCTGACTCCGGAGATGCCTTGCAGAATATCAAGTGTAATGCGATCTTTGTAATGATGATCCAGATACTGCTTCACTCGCAGAATAGCCGGGGATTGATGAGCGCTGCCGCTAGACGCCATAGCGGCTTCCTCTTGAAGGAGACCCGTCTCCCGCATTAATGTCATAAGCACGGACTCCACTTCGAGGGGAGTGGCATTTTGCTGAAACAGGGTCCTGCAGGAACGGATCAGATAACGGGATCGTTCGTTTTGATATTTCGGATGCAGGATGGGCATATGGGGTTGATGGTATTTGGAATCATAGTCCGAAGAGGTTTGACCGAGCCACCGGGGATGGACAAAAATCATCGTGTACTTCCAGTTTGCAGGATTCTCGGGATGACAGGCATGAGGGAGCAGCGGCGGAAAATGCACAATATGCCCCTGGGCAGCCTCAAACCGTTTCCCGGCCGACCATACGCGGGTGGCTCCCTTTTCAATGAGGCCAATGGAAATTTCTTCGTGAAAATGCTTCTTATAAGAAAGATTGTCTATAGTATCGCATTCTTTAATTTCAAGAAACGGCAGGTCAGGATCACGCAAAAAAATGATATCGGGCATTACCGTCAGTCCTTCCTTCAAACATCAATAGATTCATTATAAGGAAGGCGTTATGTTTGTTCAAAGATTGCGTCCGTATTTGTATATAACTTTACAGAAATATAACTATAAAGTAATATAATAAACATGTTGAACGATAACCTTTTTGAAGTATTGGCAGAACCGAACCGCAGGACGATATTGGACTATCTGCGCGTGAAAGAGTGCACGGTAGGCGAGATTGTAGATCTCATGCAGCTCAGCCAACCAGGCGTGTCCAAGCATTTGCGCATTTTGCGGGAAGCCGGTCTTGTCTCGCTGCGGAAAGAGGCACAAAGGCATGTGTACAGTCTGAATGCCAAGCCCCTGGAGGAAATCCACCACTGGCTGGAGCCTTACCGTCAGTTCTGGACGAATAAGCTGAATGATCTGGAGAGGCTGCTGGATGAGGATGAATCTCCTTAAACATCCTGATGTAGTTTGATTGGAAGATCCATTTTTGAATAAAAACATTCCTGAGGAGGATGAAAAATGCTGGCAGTAGTACAGCAAGACGAGTTCGGAACGACTGTCCGATTTGAACGCCGCCTGAAGCATTCGGTTGAGAAGGTGTGGTCCTATCTGACGGATAATGACAAGCTCACACAGTGGTTTTCGGAGCTGAAGGTGGAAGATTTGCGTCAAGGCGGAAGAATTACATTTGACATGCAGGATGGAACGTTCGAAGAATTTGAAATTACGGACTATCGGGAGTTTTCGGTACTGGAGTATACGTGGGGAGAGGACCGTGTGCGTTTTGAGCTGCATCCAGAGTCCGAAGGCTGTCGTCTGGTATTGATCGAGACGATAACGAAAATTACGGATCATACACCGAAGGATATTGCCGGTTGGGACGTATGTCTGGACGTCATTGAAGCACTGCTGGAGGGCAGGACGCTTAAATCGCGCAAAGACGCCTGGTCCGAAAAATACGAGCAATACGTTCAAGTATTTAAACAATTGCCGCGTGCATAACAATCTGCTCCGACCCAGCATGTAAACATCCGGGTCGGAGCTTTTTTGTTGGAAGATGGATGAATTGCATCTATAATCGGGTTAGGGATATATTCCCATATGGAAACCGCTTGGGTGGAGGGGTTAAAATGCCGGATTACACGGTACACATCTTGCAGCTTAGAGAAGATAACTATCATAACGGGCTTAAGCTGGGTCGCAGTCTGCGAAATCAACCGATATTAAAAGCGTTCGAAGCGGTCACCAAGCCGGAGATCGACACGGAACAACTGAAGAGCATTTATA
This Paenibacillus sp. JZ16 DNA region includes the following protein-coding sequences:
- a CDS encoding copper amine oxidase N-terminal domain-containing protein, whose product is MKRIWTALLAAILLIPMTFQSQVQAAVNISVLIDGVKLYTPQAPVMIQGRVMLPMRSIFEALDASVKWNQKTKTVTATKDGTTVILKINSKTATINNKTVALDVPAKNLKGNTMVPVRFVSEALGQKIGWNSKTKTVTVKTTNNSGGGNNTGIVPVNYVTLRDIGNTGDGRDLQVSFSKSSTESLISHYRVMIVKQSKTLNQSEAQRVSSAAYTTVYPSGSDPTLTLTSGSRDVDNDLIRDNQAYKAYVLAVSKTGGTYALSSASPSLTLTNTNSVNGATNVKASDVSDYGDGRDLQVSFTRAQNESNVTNYRVFAVKTKDAAKFNLAAAKSVQSQNYTTVSKTSTTNTTLSTTLSSSARDTSGELIRSGVAYTVFVQSVSSNENVLASNLSSGSSSITLSTGNATVPSITQVTDISDYGDGRDLRVSFNKVSNESNIHSYRVFVVKDSNYNSFNLSKANGVSSYNYTQVNKTGNNINNLTLASGARDVDGATIRSGVYYRVFVMAVNNNNSNNNVLSAPSNSIILSSSSNVGAVTSLSVTDVNNYNDGRDLQVSFTQPSDRSNINYYQVFVVKSSDSYFDLYRANNLNNSYYYTQINKNNSSNYITQTLNSNSRDIDGELIRNGISYRVYVLSVGYSNNNALSNYSSITLGNNNQGNVNPVSTPTLSIIGNNGNGSDLRVAFSPAYGESYIDHYRILVVKSNQSLNVSQAYDNNYFTTVYKTGGTITRDLTSTTKDSDGDLIQRGSSYRVYVLSVGYSNYGRALSSVSRDVTIQGLTEVGKAANITAADEGNEGNGSDLKVTFSPANGENNIDHYRIFVVKSSKDLSLSQAQSNSYHTKVSKANSYSQNLGANAQDTDGELIRNDQGYRVYVLSVSNNSSRYSDALSAPSGEIKLQGVSQVGAAINVRVIDDGDKGNASDLKVSFTKAANEQNISEYRIIVVNGSDLNKFNLDVANGLPAESYVTVFPGTNHNGNLVEGTRDAFGNEIANQQKYRVYVLSVSNSKNIRNTLSEASNLVPLENQTALEVPSTVKAEIASGSSNGTASDVTVKFTGTTKGITEYRILVVSSDKDLNLEKAEAIKASNQYTVVKPKAGEIEQKLTNSNDVNDVAISEGKEYKAYILVVADGKTQKSNALSPASENFTIPAPFQASAVKASLNKDGKLQVEFTKAINEASMDSYRLLFVAKTDIKDFNLQKATAAVAKEETNVAIKPSGVNISKLIDIPTVDALNQTIKTDTEYAVYVFSKLKDQINVQTATLLSKPSNTLKLPTATATP
- a CDS encoding SRPBCC family protein, yielding MLAVVQQDEFGTTVRFERRLKHSVEKVWSYLTDNDKLTQWFSELKVEDLRQGGRITFDMQDGTFEEFEITDYREFSVLEYTWGEDRVRFELHPESEGCRLVLIETITKITDHTPKDIAGWDVCLDVIEALLEGRTLKSRKDAWSEKYEQYVQVFKQLPRA
- a CDS encoding AraC family transcriptional regulator yields the protein MRDPDLPFLEIKECDTIDNLSYKKHFHEEISIGLIEKGATRVWSAGKRFEAAQGHIVHFPPLLPHACHPENPANWKYTMIFVHPRWLGQTSSDYDSKYHQPHMPILHPKYQNERSRYLIRSCRTLFQQNATPLEVESVLMTLMRETGLLQEEAAMASSGSAHQSPAILRVKQYLDHHYKDRITLDILQGISGVSKFHLIRMFAESYHLAPHAYQNLLRINYAKEQLLQGKTIADVAAETGFYDQSHFTRAFAGCVGTTPLRYAKAATS
- a CDS encoding ArsR/SmtB family transcription factor is translated as MLNDNLFEVLAEPNRRTILDYLRVKECTVGEIVDLMQLSQPGVSKHLRILREAGLVSLRKEAQRHVYSLNAKPLEEIHHWLEPYRQFWTNKLNDLERLLDEDESP
- a CDS encoding proline dehydrogenase family protein, which codes for MNDSLTELAFADALKSVARNLQLKQYVQQSAEWYPILLRAAERFVTGDVLEQGLSCRDALDAKGYRTSLEYIGENTLTEAECTHAFLEFTKLIEACAEQRTGTRISLDLSHIGLSVGEDLAYRHLLGLAGQAEEAGLELVISMEESAKTDAILKLYRKASAQFTNVGITLQAQLPRNLEDLERILADGSGTIRIVKGAYQEQEGHYIPRSEMLTSRYVQMVDLCIQAGRPVSVATHDERILRHITSNEMYRDSAVELEMLYGIRPDLSRQMKDDGFPIRIYLTYGEEWFLYLCHRIAEYPPNIYDAVTRSILGGTDTIKQY